One segment of Paramormyrops kingsleyae isolate MSU_618 chromosome 8, PKINGS_0.4, whole genome shotgun sequence DNA contains the following:
- the rpn2 gene encoding dolichyl-diphosphooligosaccharide--protein glycosyltransferase subunit 2 isoform X1, producing the protein MALNGMLGLFLLTVALGAQALTPSHHLSAADVARLKSFLNQPYTELESAYYTIVGLSKLGASVSDEKAACQFLKSHLDLSSIDSLFFAAEASQALSGCEIPVSNETRDLLLAAVSEDSTVTQIHRSVSALSSLGLPVASQEVVSALVARITKEDNVLAIIQVLQTASRLSQQAEMGGILEEIEDLAARLDDLGGVYLQFEEGLEATALFVTAAYALSDHVDMEPPLKEDQVIQLVSSIFSKKSWDSLSEAFSVASAAAAFSSNRFHIPVMVSSQGPATVSHRQPVLQLQITDVLSQPLNSVSVQLDSAHALASKSVVLSQEPFTQRDGIFELNFMASQPASGYYQFSVTVTGDSRLVANHVELKVKVSTEVSITNMDLSVVDKDQSIGTKTTRVEYPSKAKTSFTADSHQNFAMSFQLVDVNSGGELTPHQTFVRLHNQKTGQEVVFVAEPDNKNVYKFELDTAERKSEFDSISGTYALYLIVGDATLENPVLWNVADVVLKFLDEEAPSVIQSKTLYVPKPEIKHLFREPEKKPPTVVSSTFTALVLSPLLLLLILWVRLGANISNFSFSPSSVLFHLGHAAMLGLMYIYWTHLDMFQTLKYLAISGSFTFLVGNRMLAQKAVKRIAAEQSSRLAKYRSLR; encoded by the exons ATGGCGCTGAATG GGATGCTTGGTTTGTTCCTCCTCACTGTGGCACTTGGTGCCCAGGCACTGACTCCCTCTCATCACCTATCTGCTGCGGATGTGGCCAGACTGAAATCCTTCTTGAACCAGCCTTATACGGAGCTTGAATCTGCATACTACACCATTGTAGGGTTGAGCAAGTTGGGTGCCTCAGTGTCTGATGAAAAA GCTGCCTGCCAGTTCTTGAAGTCTCACTTAGATCTTTCAAGTATTGATTCACTCTTCTTTGCTGCGGAGGCCAGCCAAGCACTTTCAGGATGTGAG ATACCAGTATCCAATGAGACTCGTGATCTCCTGCTGGCCGCAGTCAGTGAGGACTCCACTGTCACACAGATCCACCGTTCTGTCAGTGCACTCAGTTCACTGGGACTTCCTGTGGCCTCACAGGAAGTAGTCAGTGCTCTTGTGGCTCGTATCACCAAAGAAGACAATGTCTTGGC GATCATCCAGGTTCTTCAGACTGCCTCTCGGCTCTCACAGCAAGCAGAGATGGGTGGGATCTTGGAGGAGATCGAG GACTTGGCTGCGAGGCTGGATGACTTGGGTGGAGTTTACCTGCAGTTTGAAGAGGGGCTTGAGGCCACTGCTCTGTTCGTGACTGCAGCCTACGCCTTGTCTGATCACGTGGACATGGAACCCCCCCTAAAAGAG GATCAGGTAATCCAGCTTGTGAGCTCCATCTTCAGTAAGAAGTCCTGGGACTCGCTGTCGGAGGCCTTTAGTGTCGCCAGTGCAGCGGCCGCCTTCTCCAGCAATCGCTTCCATATCCCCGTGATGGTCAGCTCCCAGGGCCCAGCTACAGTGTCCCACCGACAGCCCGTCCTGCAG cttCAGATCACAGATGTCCTATCACAGCCTCTGAACTCGGTCAGTGTGCAGTTGGATTCCGCACATGCCTTGGCCTCAAAAAGTGTGGTTTTGAGCCAGGAGCCTTTCACCCAGAGAGA TGGCATTTTTGAGCTGAATTTTATGGCCAGTCAACCTGCCAGTGGTTACTACcagttctctgtgactgtgactgggGACAGTCGCTTGGTGGCCAACCATGTGGAA CTTAAAGTGAAAGTGTCCACTGAAGTGTCCATCACTAATATGGATCTGTCTGTAGTGGACAAGGATCAGAGCATCGGCACCAAGACAACCAG GGTGGAGTATCCCTCCAAAGCCAAGACCTCCTTTACAGCCGACAGCCACCAGAACTTTGCCATGTCCTTCCAGTTGGTTGACGTCAACTCAGGTGGAGAGCTCACACCTCACCAG aCCTTTGTGAGGCTACATAATCAGAAAACTGGTCAGGAGGTGGTATTTGTGGCCGAGCCAGACAATAAAAATGTGTACAAGTTTGAGCTGGACACGGCGGAGAGGAAGTCTGAGTTTGACTCCATTTCGGGCACCTATGCTCTCTACCTCATTGTGGGTGATGCCACGCTGGAGAACCCCGTTCTCTGGAACGTG GCTGATGTTGTGCTGAAGTTTCTGGATGAAGAGGCTCCGTCTGTGATCCAGTCCAAAACACTCTATGTACCCAAGCCTGAGATCAAG CATTTGTTTCGGGAGCCGGAGAAGAAGCCCCCCACTGTAGTGTCCAGCACATTCACAGCCCTGGTCCTCTCTCCGTTACTCCTGCTGCTCATCCTG TGGGTGAGGCTTGGAGCAAATATCTCCAACTTCAGCTTCTCTCCCAGCTCTGTGTTGTTCCATCTGGGCCATGCAG CCATGCTGGGCCTGATGTACATATACTGGACCCACCTCGACATGTTCCAGACGCTGAAGTACTTGGCCATCAGCGGCAGCTTCACATTCCTGGTTGGCAACCGCATGCTGGCCCAGAAAGCCGTCAAGAG gATTGCTGCAGAGCAAAGTAGTAGGTTGGCAAAATATAGGAGTCTGCGGTAA
- the rpn2 gene encoding dolichyl-diphosphooligosaccharide--protein glycosyltransferase subunit 2 isoform X2 — protein MALNGMLGLFLLTVALGAQALTPSHHLSAADVARLKSFLNQPYTELESAYYTIVGLSKLGASVSDEKAACQFLKSHLDLSSIDSLFFAAEASQALSGCEIPVSNETRDLLLAAVSEDSTVTQIHRSVSALSSLGLPVASQEVVSALVARITKEDNVLAIIQVLQTASRLSQQAEMGGILEEIEDLAARLDDLGGVYLQFEEGLEATALFVTAAYALSDHVDMEPPLKEDQVIQLVSSIFSKKSWDSLSEAFSVASAAAAFSSNRFHIPVMVSSQGPATVSHRQPVLQLQITDVLSQPLNSVSVQLDSAHALASKSVVLSQEPFTQRDGIFELNFMASQPASGYYQFSVTVTGDSRLVANHVELKVKVSTEVSITNMDLSVVDKDQSIGTKTTRVEYPSKAKTSFTADSHQNFAMSFQLVDVNSGGELTPHQTFVRLHNQKTGQEVVFVAEPDNKNVYKFELDTAERKSEFDSISGTYALYLIVGDATLENPVLWNVADVVLKFLDEEAPSVIQSKTLYVPKPEIKHLFREPEKKPPTVVSSTFTALVLSPLLLLLILWVRLGANISNFSFSPSSVLFHLGHAAMLGLMYIYWTHLDMFQTLKYLAISGSFTFLVGNRMLAQKAVKRLGSK, from the exons ATGGCGCTGAATG GGATGCTTGGTTTGTTCCTCCTCACTGTGGCACTTGGTGCCCAGGCACTGACTCCCTCTCATCACCTATCTGCTGCGGATGTGGCCAGACTGAAATCCTTCTTGAACCAGCCTTATACGGAGCTTGAATCTGCATACTACACCATTGTAGGGTTGAGCAAGTTGGGTGCCTCAGTGTCTGATGAAAAA GCTGCCTGCCAGTTCTTGAAGTCTCACTTAGATCTTTCAAGTATTGATTCACTCTTCTTTGCTGCGGAGGCCAGCCAAGCACTTTCAGGATGTGAG ATACCAGTATCCAATGAGACTCGTGATCTCCTGCTGGCCGCAGTCAGTGAGGACTCCACTGTCACACAGATCCACCGTTCTGTCAGTGCACTCAGTTCACTGGGACTTCCTGTGGCCTCACAGGAAGTAGTCAGTGCTCTTGTGGCTCGTATCACCAAAGAAGACAATGTCTTGGC GATCATCCAGGTTCTTCAGACTGCCTCTCGGCTCTCACAGCAAGCAGAGATGGGTGGGATCTTGGAGGAGATCGAG GACTTGGCTGCGAGGCTGGATGACTTGGGTGGAGTTTACCTGCAGTTTGAAGAGGGGCTTGAGGCCACTGCTCTGTTCGTGACTGCAGCCTACGCCTTGTCTGATCACGTGGACATGGAACCCCCCCTAAAAGAG GATCAGGTAATCCAGCTTGTGAGCTCCATCTTCAGTAAGAAGTCCTGGGACTCGCTGTCGGAGGCCTTTAGTGTCGCCAGTGCAGCGGCCGCCTTCTCCAGCAATCGCTTCCATATCCCCGTGATGGTCAGCTCCCAGGGCCCAGCTACAGTGTCCCACCGACAGCCCGTCCTGCAG cttCAGATCACAGATGTCCTATCACAGCCTCTGAACTCGGTCAGTGTGCAGTTGGATTCCGCACATGCCTTGGCCTCAAAAAGTGTGGTTTTGAGCCAGGAGCCTTTCACCCAGAGAGA TGGCATTTTTGAGCTGAATTTTATGGCCAGTCAACCTGCCAGTGGTTACTACcagttctctgtgactgtgactgggGACAGTCGCTTGGTGGCCAACCATGTGGAA CTTAAAGTGAAAGTGTCCACTGAAGTGTCCATCACTAATATGGATCTGTCTGTAGTGGACAAGGATCAGAGCATCGGCACCAAGACAACCAG GGTGGAGTATCCCTCCAAAGCCAAGACCTCCTTTACAGCCGACAGCCACCAGAACTTTGCCATGTCCTTCCAGTTGGTTGACGTCAACTCAGGTGGAGAGCTCACACCTCACCAG aCCTTTGTGAGGCTACATAATCAGAAAACTGGTCAGGAGGTGGTATTTGTGGCCGAGCCAGACAATAAAAATGTGTACAAGTTTGAGCTGGACACGGCGGAGAGGAAGTCTGAGTTTGACTCCATTTCGGGCACCTATGCTCTCTACCTCATTGTGGGTGATGCCACGCTGGAGAACCCCGTTCTCTGGAACGTG GCTGATGTTGTGCTGAAGTTTCTGGATGAAGAGGCTCCGTCTGTGATCCAGTCCAAAACACTCTATGTACCCAAGCCTGAGATCAAG CATTTGTTTCGGGAGCCGGAGAAGAAGCCCCCCACTGTAGTGTCCAGCACATTCACAGCCCTGGTCCTCTCTCCGTTACTCCTGCTGCTCATCCTG TGGGTGAGGCTTGGAGCAAATATCTCCAACTTCAGCTTCTCTCCCAGCTCTGTGTTGTTCCATCTGGGCCATGCAG CCATGCTGGGCCTGATGTACATATACTGGACCCACCTCGACATGTTCCAGACGCTGAAGTACTTGGCCATCAGCGGCAGCTTCACATTCCTGGTTGGCAACCGCATGCTGGCCCAGAAAGCCGTCAAGAG ACTTGGAAGCAAATGA
- the ghrh gene encoding somatoliberin — translation MMMHKATLLMLCCLTVPTSCATLYPGLRFDQRALASFLLSSSAMLPNQLPHAEDKTKQAADHRATRHADAIFTNSYRKVLGQISARKFLQTVMGKRFGVAEARDNVKRQSGICKDTYKQDLTAILNEQKIRRWQQDVTRHSCSGSTCERSETAFSSPGGRRGGASDIDH, via the exons ATGATGATGCATAAAGCTACGCTGCTGATGTTGTGCTGCCTGACAGTGCCTACATCCTGTGCCACACTCTACCCCGGTCTTAG ATTCGACCAGAGGGCTCTGGCTTCCTTCTTGCTCAGCTCGTCCGCAATGCTCCCCAACCAGCTGCCTCACGCCGAAGACAAGACCAAACAAGCAGCTGACCACCG AGCCACCAGGCATGCTGATGCCATCTTTACCAACAGCTACAGGAAGGTGCTGGGCCAAATTTCAGCTCGAAAATTCCTCCAAACAGTAATGGGGAAGCGATTTGG TGTGGCAGAGGCAAGAGACAACGTGAAACGTCAGTCAGGCATTTGCAAGGACACGTACAAGCAGGACCTTACTGCCATCTTGAATGAACAGAAGATCAGACGGTGGCAGCAGGACGTCACGAGGCACAG CTGCAGCGGGAGTACTTGTGAGCGGAGTGAGACGGCGTTTTCTTCTCCTGGGGGACGGAGAGGTGGAGCCAGCGACATTGATCATTGA